GGAGCATCTCTATCTCAGGCAGTCCGGTGAGCCCCTGGACGGTCAGCCAGTTGATCAGCGCGAGGCGGGGGGTCAATTCCATAGGCCATTATAGCCGTACCTTCGTGACGGACGAAAGGCGAACCTGACTGCGCGCAGCATCCCGCATGCCGCAGATCGAATATGCCGTGGGCGATGTTGACGTCACCCGCGCCAGGGAGGCAAAAGCCAATTGATGTTTCCGATGCGCTCGACGACCAGAAACGCCAAGATCAACGCAAGCACATGAGCCAGCGACAGCTTCCGATCATTCTGGCGCTCGGCACCACACAGACGCTGGCCTGGGCTTCGAGCTATTACCTGCCGGCGATCCTCGCCGATCCGATCGGGCGCGATCTCGGCGTCTCCTCCAACTGGATCTTTGGCGCCTTCTCCGCCTCGCTGGTGATCTCGGCCATGCTCGGCCCGCGCATCGGGCGGCAGATCGATCTCGTCGGCGGACGGCAGGTGCTCTCGGCCTCGAACCTGACGATTGCAGGCGGCCTCGTGCTGCTCGGCTTCTCCTATTCCGTCCCGGTGATGGCGATCGCCTGGCTCGTGCTCGGCATCGGCATGGCGCTCGGACTCTATGACGCTGCCTTCGCCACGCTCGGGCGCATCTACGGCACCGAGGCCCGCGGCTCGATCACGGGCATCACGCTGATGGCGGGATTTGCCTCGACCGTCGGCTGGCCGCTGACGGCCTGGGGGCTTGCGCATATCGGCTGGCGCGACACCTGCTTTGCCTGGGCGGCCGGCCACATCCTGATCGGCCTGCCGCTCAACCTCCTGATGCTGCCGAAGGTGAAGGGCGCCAAGGAGGCGGCGACGACGGCCGTCAAGCCGCATATCCCGCTCGACCGCACCATGATCCTTCTGGCTTTCGTCTTCGCCGCGGCCTGGACGGTCACCGGCGCGATGGCGGTGCACTTCCCGCGTATCCTCGAAGCCACCGGCGCGACACCCGTCGAGGCCATTGCCGCGGGCGCCTTGATCGGGCCGGCACAAGTCGGCGCGCGGGTTCTCGAGGCGAGCTTTCTGAGCCGCTTTCATCCGCTGTGGTCGACGCGGATCGCCTGCATCACCCATCCGATCGGGGCGCTCGTGATCGCCATCTTCGGCGCCGCCGGCGCGAGCGCCTTTGCGCTTCTCCACGGTTCGGGCAACGGCGTTCTGACCATCGCGCGCGGAACGCTGCCGCTCGCGATCTTCGGGCCGAAGAATTACGGCTACCGGCTCGGCATCATCGGCGCGCCGGCGCGGATGGCGCAGGCCATTGCCCCGCTCGCCTTCGGCCTTTTGATCGACGTCTTGGGCAGCAAGGTCCTGATCGTGTCCTCGGCACTGAGCCTCACAGCACTCGCGGCACTGTTCCTGATCCACCCCAAGCGCCGGCCTTCTTGAGGCCCCTTCCCTTCGCGGCTGCTTTCGCGCAAAAGCAGGGCATGACCGACGACACCGAGCCATCAGGCACATTCAAGCGTCTCGCACGATGGGCGACCACGCCGCCACAGGCCTATGGCGTCTATCTCGCCGCCGTCGTGCTGGTGTTCCTGCTCTCGTTCTACGCGGGCAGCCTGAAGCCGACGAAGGCGCCTGAAGGCGGGCCGCCGCCCGTGGCGGCGCCCAAGAGCTGATCAAGAGCTGATCAAGCGCTGATCAGGCTGGCTTCGCCCCGCTGGTGGCGATCCAGATGCCGGCAAACACCGCCACAAGGCCGACCAGGAGATTGGGGGTGACCGGCTCGCCGATCAGGAGCGCCGCGAGCGCTGCCGCGGCGATGGGATTGACCGTCATGGTGTTGGCAACGCGCGTCGGCGTCGCAAGCGCGAGCGCCTTGACCCAGAGAATGAAGGCAAGCGCACCGCCGCCGACGCCGAGATAGACCCCCGCGACCCATTGCGCGGTCGTGAAGTGATCGAGCGCCGCGAAGCTTCCGCGCACAACGCCGACCAGCACCAGCGCAATCGCCCCGGCTCCCATGCCGACCGTCAAAAAGCCGAGCGCGCTCGAGCGCTGCATCAGCGGCCGTGACAACACGTTGTAGAAGGCCATGCAGAAGACGGCCGCGGCCATGATCAGCTCGCCACGCCAGGCTCCGGGCGGACTTTGCGCCAGGCCCGTCGCGAGCGCGGCCACGACGCCGAGCACGGCAATGCCGACGCCGAGCGCCTTGCGTGCCGTCAGACGCTCGACGCCGAGGAGCGCGCCGACCACCATGGTGTGAAGCGGCAGCGTCGCGAGCGCGAGGCTCGCCCGCGCCGCGGTCGTATAAGAGATCGCGATATTGTAGAGGATGAAGAACAGGCCGAAGAAGCTGAGGCCGAGCAGCAGCACGGCCGGCAGGTCACGCCGCGACGGCCACCGCACGCGCAACAGCAGCGCAACCGGCAGCAGGCAGGCGAACCCGATCCCCCAGCGCAGGATCGCCAGCAGGATCGGATCAGCGCCACCGACAAGATAGCGCGTGATCGCCGCCGCGGTGCCGCCGATGCTGCTGGACAGAAGCGCGATCGCAACGCCCGCCCATTCGCCCAAAGCCGCCTCCTTCGCGAAGCCAGCTGGACGAACTAGCACCCCCCTGCTGACAGCATCGTGGCAGCAGCCCCGCCAATACGTCAGTCGTAAGACTCCGGCGCCATCTTCAGGGTATCGCGCTGCGCCTTGTCGTGGTTGATCCAGAGCTGCGCCTTCTCCTTCGCAAGCACATCGGCGATCTTCTGCATCGAGGCGACAGTCTGCTCCTTGCTGACGTTCATGCCGGGTACCACGCGGTTGTCCCAGTTGCTTTTGAAGTGGACCGCATCGCCCGACAGCACCACCGCGCCGGTTTTCGGCAATTTCACCAGCAGCGACTGGTGTCCCGGCGTGTGGCCGGGCGTTGCGAGAATGGTCAGGCTGCCGTCGCCGAACAGGTCCTTGTCGCCATCGAGCAGCACGACGGGATGCGACGGCTTGAAGCGCGGCTCGTTGTTGGGACCGGGCCATTCATATTCAGCCTTCTGAACATGAAGGACGGCCTGCGGAAACATCTCGACATTGCCGGTGTGGTCGGGATGGGTGTGCGAGACCGCCATCCACTTGATGTCGCTCGGCTTGAGGCCGAGCTGCTCGAGTTGCGCGAGAAGCGTCTTCGGCCGGCGCCAGACCGTCGCCTTCGGGTCGGAGGGAACGAGGCCATTGGGCATCGATGCAACCGCATCCGGGACACCGGTATCCCAGAGGAACCAGCCCTGGCTGTGCTTGATCAGGTAGCAGCTATCGACGAAGTCCATCGGCTTGCCTTCGTTCATGCCCGGCGTCCAGCGCGACACGTCGCTGGTGGCACCCTCCCCGCAATTGAGGATGTAGAGCCTTTCGACACCGGACTTTTCGGACTGGGCCGAGGCGGATTGGGTAAGCAAGGCGAACGCGATTGCAACAAGAGCGAAGCTGATCCGGGGCATCATTCTAGTTCCTCATTTTCGGAAGCGACGCCGGCGACGCAATCCGTGATCGCTGACGAAACCCCGACCACGCCCGGGAATTCCCGTCGGCCCCAACACGTCAATGTGGGCAGGTTTCCACCTCGACGGTGATATGGCTGAGCCCCTTCAGCCCCGCGAGCCGCTTCTTGTAGACGGCGGGCTGCTTGGGCTTGTCGGAGACGAGCGAGACCAGCACGGCGCAGTGGCCGGGGCCGACCTGCCAGAGATGCAGGTCGGTGACGCGGTCCTCGCCCACCTCCATGCGGGCGCGGATGACCCTTTCCAGCTTCTCGTCGGCCCGGACGTCGAGCAGCACCGCGCCCGAGGCCTTGATCAGGCCGAACGCCCAGCTCGCGATCACCACGCTGCCGATCAGCCCGACGGCCGGATCGGCCCACACCCATCCCGAATACATGGCGACGACGAGCGCCCCGATCGCCAGCACCGAGGTCGCCGCATCCGCCATGACGTGGATGTAGGCGGCGCGCAAATTGTTGTCGTGATGATGGTGGTGATGATCGTGGTCGTGATCGTCGTCGTCATGCGCATGCGCGTGGCCATGGTCATGGCCGTGATGGTGATGATCATGGCTGTCGCGGAGCAGCCAGGCGCTGACGAGATTGACGCAGAGGCCGAGCACCGCCACCGCGATCGCCTCGCCATAGACGATCGGCACCGGGGAGATCAGGCGCAGCACGCTCTCATAGGCGATCTGGACGGCGATCAGCCCCAGGATGATCGCGCTGGAAAAGGCGGCGAGATCGCCGAACTTGCCGGTGCCGAACGTAAAATGCGCGTTGCCAAGGTGCTGGCGCGCGAAGCGATAGGCGAACGCCGCGATCCCGAGCGCCGCCGCATGCGTTCCCATGTGCCAACCGTCGGCGAGCAGTGCCATCGAGCCGAACAGCGAGCCGGCGACGATCTCGCCGACCATCATGATGAGCGTCAGCGCCACTACGAACCAGGTACGCCGCTCGTTCTCGTCATGCTTGTCGCCGAGGAACGCGTGCTCGTGCGTCCATTGCTCGAGGGAATGTGAGTGCATCGGGCATATCTCCGAGAAGGAATCCGTTTGCCGGGAATATAGGCCGCGGCAGCAGAACTTTCTAAGGCTGATTGCCGGCCAAACCCACGATTGACAGGCACTCGCAGTTTCGCTGTAATGCGGCTCATGGGGATTTGAGCGATCTCCCCACGAGGCGACATGCCCAAGTATCGCGTCCCGTCATTCTTTACGAGGACGCATCATGTCTACTTTCACGACGATATCTTCTGACAAATTGGCGCGGCTGATCGGCACGGCCAATGCCCCCGCCCTCATCGACGTCCGGACCGACGAGGACTATGCCGCCGACCGGCGGCTGATCCCCGGCTCCATCAAGCTCAGCCACGACAGGGTTCCGGATTGGGGAGCCGACTTCGCCGGCCGCTCCGCAATCGTTTCCTGCCTGCGCGGCGAAAAGCTCGCACAGGGCACCGCGGCCTGGCTCCGGCGACTTGGCGTGCAGGCCGAAACGCTCGAAGGCGGTTTCGAGGGGTGGAAGGCGGCGAAGCTGCCCCTTGTCGACACCAGCAAGCTGCCGAAGCGGGATGCCAAAGGCCGCACGGTCTGGGTGACGCGGGCACGGCCGAAGGTCGACCGCATCGCCTGCCCCTGGCTGATCCGCCGCTTCGTCGATCCCAATGCGGTGTTCCTCTACGTGGTGCCCTCGGAGGTCGTCGGCGTCGGCGAGCGCTTCAATGCCGCGCCCTTCGACATCGAGAACGTGTTCTGGAGCCACCGCGGACCGCTCTGCACCTTCGACGTCATGGTCGAGGAGTTCGGGCTTTCGACCCCGCCCTTGCAGCGGCTCGCAACCCTGGTGCGCGGCGCCGACACCGCGCGGCCCGATCTTGCTCCGGAGGCCCCGGGCCTGCTCGCGGCTTCGCTAGGCCTGTCGCGAATGTATGATGACGACCTCGCGCAGCTCGAGGCCGGCATGCTGCTCTACGACGCCTTCTACCGCTGGTGCCGCGACGCCACCACCGAGACTCACAACTGGCCGACCAACAAAGTGAAGGCGTGATGGACACCCGCAACGTCGAAGCAGGAGCTGATGCCGGTCACGGCATCAGCTTCAACGAAGCCTTTCGCGTCTGGCTCCGGGTCGCCGTGCTCAGCTTCGGCGGCCCCGCCGGCCAGATCGCGGTCATGCACCGCATCCTGGTCGAGGAGAAAAACTGGATCTCCGAAGGCCGTTTCCTGCATGCGCTGAACTACTGCATGCTGCTGCCAGGACCGGAGGCGCAGCAGCTTGCGACCTACATCGGCTGGCTGATGCATCGGACGGCCGGCGGGTTGATGGCGGGCGGGCTGTTCATCCTGCCCGGCATCATCGCCATCATGGGCCTCAGCTACATCTATGCTGCCTTCGGCAATGTCAGCTTCGTCGAGGCGCTGTTCTTCGGCCTGAAGGCCGCCGTGCTCGCCATCGTCGTCGAAGCCGTGGTGCGCGTCGGCAAGCGCGCGCTGAAGAACCGTGTCATGATCGCGCTTGCGGCCGCAGCCTTCGTCGCGATCTTCTTCTTCGCTATCCCCTTCCCGATCATCATCATCGCCGCCGGCGTGATCGGCTATGTCGGCGCAAGAAGCGGCCGTCCGGAATTCGCGCCCGCGGCCCACGGCCATGACAGCAACACCGCTTTGATCGACAGCATGCTCGGTGAGGCCGTGCCCGATCATGTCCGCCCCAACACAGCGCGCGCAATCCGCGTCGGCGCGCTGTGGCTCGCGCTCTGGCTGGTCCCGGTGATCGCGCTGCTCGCGGCGTTCGGAGAGGCCAACGTGTTCAGCCAGATCGCGCTGTTCTTCTCCAAGATGGCGCTGGTCACCTTCGGTGGCGCCTATGCGGTGCTCGCCTATGTCGCCCAGCAGGCGGTGGAGCATTATCACTGGCTCAGCGCGCGCGAGATGCTGGATGGGCTCGGCATGGCCGAGACCACGCCCGGCCCCCTGATCATGGTGCTGCAATTCGTGGGCTTCATGGCCGCCTTCCGCGATCCAACGGGACTGTCGCCGATGCTTGCCGGCACGCTCGGAGGCCTGCTAGCGACCTGGGTGACCTTCACGCCCTGCTTCCTGTGGATCTTCTTAGGCGCCCCCTATGTCGAGCTCCTGCGCGGCAACAAAGGCCTCGCCGGCGCGCTCGGCGCGATCACCGCCGCCGTCGTCGGTGTGATCCTCAACCTCTCGATCTGGTTCGCGCTGCACACGCTGTTCCGCGAGACCGCTCCGGTGCATGCATTTCCGCTGTCCTTCGACATGCCGGTGCTGGCAAGCGTCGATATCCCGGCGCTGGTGCTCTCGATCGCGGCGGCAACCGCGATCTTCCGCTTCAAGCTCGGCATGCTGACCGTACTGGCGGGATCGTGTGCGGCGGGCGTGGCGTTGCGGCTGGCGGGAGTGATCTAGGAGCCAAGAGATACTTGGCGCTCACGGCTTCGAAGTGCCGGCACGGTGCTCGCCCATATCCGAAATTCCATTTGCTGCGATGCATGACACTTGAATTGCACAGCGGGCGCCGTGCACGACTTCGGGCTGTCGGCGCCGTCGGCCCCTGTGCGATCGGCCCCAGACCGACTGATCTGCTTCGCATGCGTTTCTAACGTGCTACAATTCCTACGTGAGCCATAGGTTTGCCAAGAACTGGGTTTGCCAAGAACTGGGTTTGCCAAGACTGGGTTTGCCAAGACTGGGTCTGCCATGACTGGTATCGCAGAGTGGCTAGCATCGATCGGCTTGGGAGAGTACGCTCCGCGCTTCAGCGAGAATGCCATTGACGTCTCGGTCCTGCGCGATCTCACGGAGCAGGATCTCAAGGATCTCGGCGTCTTGCTTGGACATCGCCGCAAGATGTTGCGAGCGATCGCAGAACTTGCGGCGGACGTTCCTCGACCCCTCCCGACCGGCCTCCAACCGGCATCGCGAGACGGCGCCGAGCGGCGTCAACTTACGATCATGTTTTGCGATCTGGTGGGGTCGTCGGCACTTTCGGCCCGCCTGGATCCGGAGGACTTGCGGGCGGTAATCGGCACCTATCACGCCTGCATCGCAGCGGTTGTCGCCCAGAAGGAGGGCATCATCGCGCGGTATATGGGGGATGGCGTGCTCGCTTATTTTGGCTATCCCCAGGCGCACGAGGACGATGCCGAGCAGGCGATACGCGCGGGGATGGCGTTGGTCGATGCCGTAGCTAACCTTCAAACGGATGTCGGTATCGGGCTGCAGGTGCGCGTTGGCATCGCGACCGGCATGGTGGTCGTGGGCGATTTGATCGGCGAAGGCGCCGCCAAGGAGCAGGCGGTCATTGGCGAGACGCCGAACTTGGCGGCTCGCCTGCAGGCGTTCGCCGAGCCCGGTGCGGTGCTGATTTCAGAGAGTACCCACCAGCTCAGCGACGGGCATTTCGAATTCCGAAATCTCGGCCCTGTCGCGCTCAAAGGATGGGCGGATCCCATACCAGCCTGGCGGGTACTAGGGGCAACCGGAGTCGAAAGCCGCTTTGAGGCGCAGCACAAGGCCAGATTGACCCCACTCATCGGCCGGGACGAGGAGATGGAGCTGCTGTTGCGCCGCTGGCAGCATTCCGCGCGGGGCGAAGGCTGTGCGGTGGTT
This region of Bradyrhizobium sp. CCGUVB1N3 genomic DNA includes:
- a CDS encoding MFS transporter, giving the protein MSQRQLPIILALGTTQTLAWASSYYLPAILADPIGRDLGVSSNWIFGAFSASLVISAMLGPRIGRQIDLVGGRQVLSASNLTIAGGLVLLGFSYSVPVMAIAWLVLGIGMALGLYDAAFATLGRIYGTEARGSITGITLMAGFASTVGWPLTAWGLAHIGWRDTCFAWAAGHILIGLPLNLLMLPKVKGAKEAATTAVKPHIPLDRTMILLAFVFAAAWTVTGAMAVHFPRILEATGATPVEAIAAGALIGPAQVGARVLEASFLSRFHPLWSTRIACITHPIGALVIAIFGAAGASAFALLHGSGNGVLTIARGTLPLAIFGPKNYGYRLGIIGAPARMAQAIAPLAFGLLIDVLGSKVLIVSSALSLTALAALFLIHPKRRPS
- the dmeF gene encoding CDF family Co(II)/Ni(II) efflux transporter DmeF, yielding MHSHSLEQWTHEHAFLGDKHDENERRTWFVVALTLIMMVGEIVAGSLFGSMALLADGWHMGTHAAALGIAAFAYRFARQHLGNAHFTFGTGKFGDLAAFSSAIILGLIAVQIAYESVLRLISPVPIVYGEAIAVAVLGLCVNLVSAWLLRDSHDHHHHGHDHGHAHAHDDDDHDHDHHHHHHDNNLRAAYIHVMADAATSVLAIGALVVAMYSGWVWADPAVGLIGSVVIASWAFGLIKASGAVLLDVRADEKLERVIRARMEVGEDRVTDLHLWQVGPGHCAVLVSLVSDKPKQPAVYKKRLAGLKGLSHITVEVETCPH
- a CDS encoding DMT family transporter gives rise to the protein MGEWAGVAIALLSSSIGGTAAAITRYLVGGADPILLAILRWGIGFACLLPVALLLRVRWPSRRDLPAVLLLGLSFFGLFFILYNIAISYTTAARASLALATLPLHTMVVGALLGVERLTARKALGVGIAVLGVVAALATGLAQSPPGAWRGELIMAAAVFCMAFYNVLSRPLMQRSSALGFLTVGMGAGAIALVLVGVVRGSFAALDHFTTAQWVAGVYLGVGGGALAFILWVKALALATPTRVANTMTVNPIAAAALAALLIGEPVTPNLLVGLVAVFAGIWIATSGAKPA
- a CDS encoding chromate resistance protein ChrB domain-containing protein, which translates into the protein MSTFTTISSDKLARLIGTANAPALIDVRTDEDYAADRRLIPGSIKLSHDRVPDWGADFAGRSAIVSCLRGEKLAQGTAAWLRRLGVQAETLEGGFEGWKAAKLPLVDTSKLPKRDAKGRTVWVTRARPKVDRIACPWLIRRFVDPNAVFLYVVPSEVVGVGERFNAAPFDIENVFWSHRGPLCTFDVMVEEFGLSTPPLQRLATLVRGADTARPDLAPEAPGLLAASLGLSRMYDDDLAQLEAGMLLYDAFYRWCRDATTETHNWPTNKVKA
- the chrA gene encoding chromate efflux transporter: MDTRNVEAGADAGHGISFNEAFRVWLRVAVLSFGGPAGQIAVMHRILVEEKNWISEGRFLHALNYCMLLPGPEAQQLATYIGWLMHRTAGGLMAGGLFILPGIIAIMGLSYIYAAFGNVSFVEALFFGLKAAVLAIVVEAVVRVGKRALKNRVMIALAAAAFVAIFFFAIPFPIIIIAAGVIGYVGARSGRPEFAPAAHGHDSNTALIDSMLGEAVPDHVRPNTARAIRVGALWLALWLVPVIALLAAFGEANVFSQIALFFSKMALVTFGGAYAVLAYVAQQAVEHYHWLSAREMLDGLGMAETTPGPLIMVLQFVGFMAAFRDPTGLSPMLAGTLGGLLATWVTFTPCFLWIFLGAPYVELLRGNKGLAGALGAITAAVVGVILNLSIWFALHTLFRETAPVHAFPLSFDMPVLASVDIPALVLSIAAATAIFRFKLGMLTVLAGSCAAGVALRLAGVI
- a CDS encoding N-acyl homoserine lactonase family protein, giving the protein MMPRISFALVAIAFALLTQSASAQSEKSGVERLYILNCGEGATSDVSRWTPGMNEGKPMDFVDSCYLIKHSQGWFLWDTGVPDAVASMPNGLVPSDPKATVWRRPKTLLAQLEQLGLKPSDIKWMAVSHTHPDHTGNVEMFPQAVLHVQKAEYEWPGPNNEPRFKPSHPVVLLDGDKDLFGDGSLTILATPGHTPGHQSLLVKLPKTGAVVLSGDAVHFKSNWDNRVVPGMNVSKEQTVASMQKIADVLAKEKAQLWINHDKAQRDTLKMAPESYD